The segment CCGCCGCGCTGGCGGCCCGCGCCCGTGCCGAGGGCCTGGTGCGTCCGCCGCGCGTGTTCGTGCCGCCGCCCGCCATGCCCATGCAGATGGCTCCCGCGCCGCGTCCGCCGCGCCGCGCCACGGCGCCCGTGGCCGCTTGCGCGCCGCAAGCCGATATGGAGCAGGCGCAAGCATGTGTGGCGCTCGATGAGAAAAACACGGCCCTCAATGCCAGGCTTGGCGAACTGGAAGGCAAGCTCGGCGCTTTGCAAAAGGCGCTGGCGCTGCCTGCCGCCGCCGTCGCTGTAGCGCCAGTCGCCGCGCCCGCCGAGGCGCAGGCGCGGGCGCCCCATGCCAAGCCCAAGCCGCTGCACGCGGCGCCCGCCGCCGACAAGGAAAAGAAGGGGGGCGGCAACGGCATGCTGTGGCTCGGTCTCGGCACCCTGGTCTTCCTGCTGCTGACTGCCCTCATCGTGTATGTGGTGCGCAAGCGCAGGCAGGCGACGGGGCCGCGCGCACCGTCGAAATACTGGGTTCTGCTGCGCAAGCCGTTTGGCCGCAAGAAAAAAGATGTGCCCGTGCTGACGGAAGCCGTGGAAGAGGGCGCGGTGGCCGAAGCGGAGCCTGAGCCGTTCTCGCGTTGACGAGGTGGCAAATCCAGGCCGAAATTTGATGTAAAAAAAGATATTGAAAAAATACAGGAAAACGCCGGCCAATCGCGTTGCCTTTTTTTTAAAGATGGTGATATGATGAATTCAGTGGACTTGCTCTACGACAAAACAGCCCCAGCCTGGCGCAGCCACCAACGATAGTGTGGCGCGGCAAACAGGTGTAGCGTTGCATAAACGCCTGGGTCTGGAAGCGGTTCGCGATGCCAACGATGTGCTCGCGAACGCCGGATGCAACCGGCAGCGAGGCGACGCCAGGAGATACCTGGGGCTCGCCTTCCACATTCCCCTCCTTGCTTCCCGGGCGCCGCAGATGGCGCGCTCGCTGCGAAGGCGGCAGATGTAAAAAAAGCACCCTCGGGTGCTTTTGTGTTTTCTGGCGCGGCAAGTTTCACATGCGTGCGCGCGCACCTTGCATGGCGTTCGGCAGCTGCGTCATCCACGGTTCCGTGATGGCGCGGATTTCGCGGTCATTGGCCAGGATTTGCTTGAGCAAGTCAATCTTGCGCAGGCGCGAGGCGCCGGCCAGGGCAGGGGCCTTGCCCGTCATGGTCGCGCTGGCGGCGCTGGCGCACTGGTTTTCCAGGGTATCCAGGCCATCCCAGTCGCTCGAACGTGCGGCCACGACCATTTTATTGGTCATTCCTGCAATATTTTCGTACATCGAAAGAACGTCGTTGGAGGTCATGAGCACACCCGTAACTAGTGAATGGATTACCGCTTGTCAAGATTAACGGCAGGTCCAGCAGGAACTTGAGGGTGTTTTTGAAAAAAAATGAAAATAATTTAGATGATTGCCTGCCTGCTGCCGGAATCGCCCGCCAAGCCGCATGGATGCAGGGGGAGAATTCCGGCAGCGGCGGACTTATTTGACGAGTTCTTCCAGTCCCGCGCTCAGTTCGGCCGGCGGCGGCATCTTGTCGATCAGTACCGAGGGCGGCAAACCGAGCGCTTCGGCCACGTCGCCGGGGTAGCAGGCGATGATTTCTTCATTGCTCAGTGCGTTCTCCTCGATGCGGGCGCGCCAGGCGGCCAGGTGGATGATGGCGGCCAGGCGATTCAACGGTGTCTTGGCCAGCGGATCGGGAAAGGCGGCGATGGCGTCGGCAAAGGCGGCGGGGAACTTCCAGCGGCGCGCCAGTTCGGCGCCCACCTGCGCATAGTCATAGCCCAGCGACACCCGCTCGGCGTCGAGCCGGCGCGCGTCGAGCGGCGGGGCGATCTTGTCGAGCTGCATGGCTTGCTCGGGCATGGCGGCATGGATCACCAGTTGACCGATCGCATGCATCATGCCGACCGTGAACGCCAGGTCCTGGTTGTCGCCCGTCTGTCTGGCGATCCAGCGGGCCGACACGGCGCTGTGCAGGCTGTAGCGCCAGAACTGGGGCAGGTTCAGCCCGGGCACGGTCTTGTAGCCGCTGACCAGGCCCGAACTGATGACGAGCGTGCGCACGGTTACAAAGCCGAGCATCAGCACGGCGTCTTCCACCGTGCCGATGCTGCGCGAGACGTGGTAATACGCCGAGTTTGCCAAGCGCAGCAGCTTGGCGCTCAAGGCCGGGTCCGCTCCCAGCTGGCGCGCGATGTCTTCGGTGGAGCTGGCGGGGTTGTCGAAACTGCGCACCAGTTCATCGACGATCTTCGGGGCGGCAGGCAGGGCGTGGGGTTGCTGGAACAGCGCTTCCAGTTGCATGGCAATCTCCTTGGCGTTCGCGCGGCATGGGGTCGTGAAACTATATGCCGATTTTTTATGCGCATGCAAAAAAATTGCGGGATGCTCTTTTCATGGGAAACAGGCTATGATTTTGACTATTCCATCGAAAGGATCGCCATGCACGGTTTGTGTTTTTCCTGGGCCCGGACGCCAGTCCAGGCTGCCATCGTCCTCGCCCTGGCCGGCGTCTCGCTGATCGGTTTGCCGGTCCAGGCGCATGGCCAGCAAGCGGCGGCCGCCGCGGTGCCTGCTG is part of the Janthinobacterium sp. 67 genome and harbors:
- a CDS encoding type IV pilus assembly protein FimV, yielding MQSSIFSRWSLIACAAASLALPSVAGAAELGEMAVLSHVGQPLLAEIELTALAPDEASGVAVRLASSDVYRGGGIGMDPALQTLTISPLERGGRHYVRVSTRQAIQAGHVHLYLLLGNGNGAVVRLATLWLTPAPPAAVSAPLRPAVPAPAPVSTPVPLPRAVPVAPSPDAAALAARARAEGLVRPPRVFVPPPAMPMQMAPAPRPPRRATAPVAACAPQADMEQAQACVALDEKNTALNARLGELEGKLGALQKALALPAAAVAVAPVAAPAEAQARAPHAKPKPLHAAPAADKEKKGGGNGMLWLGLGTLVFLLLTALIVYVVRKRRQATGPRAPSKYWVLLRKPFGRKKKDVPVLTEAVEEGAVAEAEPEPFSR
- a CDS encoding flagellar protein FliT; this translates as MTNKMVVAARSSDWDGLDTLENQCASAASATMTGKAPALAGASRLRKIDLLKQILANDREIRAITEPWMTQLPNAMQGARARM
- a CDS encoding HDOD domain-containing protein, translated to MQLEALFQQPHALPAAPKIVDELVRSFDNPASSTEDIARQLGADPALSAKLLRLANSAYYHVSRSIGTVEDAVLMLGFVTVRTLVISSGLVSGYKTVPGLNLPQFWRYSLHSAVSARWIARQTGDNQDLAFTVGMMHAIGQLVIHAAMPEQAMQLDKIAPPLDARRLDAERVSLGYDYAQVGAELARRWKFPAAFADAIAAFPDPLAKTPLNRLAAIIHLAAWRARIEENALSNEEIIACYPGDVAEALGLPPSVLIDKMPPPAELSAGLEELVK